From one Streptomyces sp. SCSIO 30461 genomic stretch:
- a CDS encoding DUF4383 domain-containing protein: protein MASTHVQGTSQRKGGIRVVLDEHLPVDHRLSQVYRIGAGVMGLILVAFGILGLTRNIGFFDIGDSTVAGLSTNGALSVLSILVGLLLFVGMVIGGNFASTLNMVLGILFILNGFIGLGMLDTEINFLNFKIQNVIFSFVVGILLMWFGMYGRVGSALPHDNPYWKARHPDEAAAEERLRRERRGAAGSGG, encoded by the coding sequence ATGGCATCCACCCACGTACAGGGGACCTCTCAGCGCAAGGGCGGCATCCGTGTCGTGCTGGACGAGCATCTGCCCGTCGACCACCGCCTGAGCCAGGTCTACCGAATCGGCGCCGGGGTCATGGGACTGATCCTGGTGGCCTTCGGGATCCTGGGCCTGACCCGCAACATCGGCTTCTTCGACATCGGCGACTCGACCGTCGCCGGTCTCAGCACGAACGGTGCGCTGAGTGTGCTGTCCATCCTGGTCGGGCTGCTGCTCTTCGTCGGCATGGTCATCGGGGGGAACTTCGCCTCCACGCTGAACATGGTGCTCGGCATCCTGTTCATCCTGAACGGCTTCATCGGCCTCGGGATGCTGGACACCGAGATCAACTTCCTGAACTTCAAGATCCAGAACGTGATCTTCAGTTTCGTCGTCGGGATCCTGCTGATGTGGTTCGGGATGTACGGCAGAGTCGGCAGCGCCCTCCCGCACGACAACCCCTACTGGAAGGCCCGCCACCCCGATGAGGCGGCGGCGGAGGAAAGGCTACGCAGGGAACGGCGGGGAGCCGCGGGGAGCGGCGGCTAA
- a CDS encoding zinc ribbon domain-containing protein translates to MPRYEYRCRSCDDTFELSRPMAESGDPAVCPDGHGDTVKLLSAVAVGGSSAAAPAASSGGGRGGGCCGGGCCG, encoded by the coding sequence ATGCCCCGTTACGAGTACCGCTGCCGCTCCTGCGACGACACCTTCGAGCTGAGCCGGCCCATGGCCGAGTCCGGCGACCCGGCCGTCTGCCCGGACGGGCACGGCGACACCGTCAAGCTGCTGTCAGCCGTCGCCGTGGGAGGCTCCAGCGCCGCCGCCCCGGCCGCCTCCAGCGGAGGCGGCCGGGGCGGCGGCTGCTGCGGCGGGGGCTGCTGCGGCTGA
- a CDS encoding HAD family hydrolase — translation MDVNVNCLIASDLDRTLIYSAAALHLTMPDPEAPRLLCVETHKHKPLSYVTETAAGLLTALARGSVFVPTTTRTREQYGRIRLPGPAPKYAICANGGHLLVDGVSDPDWQRTVTTRLTGECAPLDEVRRHLRATADPAWVLKERVAEKLFAYLVIERGLLPEGWTDELAAWAEPRGWTVSLQGRKIYAVPKPLTKSAAVRELARRTGAETVLAAGDSLLDADLLLAADQAFRPSHGELAETGWTAAQVTAVPQSGVLAGEEILRRLTAIAQQPRSRVKATVPAPGPAPGTAEAPVAR, via the coding sequence ATGGATGTGAACGTGAACTGCCTGATCGCCAGCGATCTCGACCGCACGCTGATCTACTCCGCGGCGGCGCTCCATCTCACCATGCCTGACCCCGAGGCGCCCCGGCTGCTGTGCGTGGAGACGCACAAGCACAAGCCCCTGTCGTATGTCACCGAGACGGCGGCGGGCCTGCTCACCGCACTGGCCCGCGGCTCGGTGTTCGTCCCGACGACCACCCGTACCCGTGAGCAGTACGGGCGCATCCGCCTCCCAGGACCCGCGCCGAAGTACGCGATCTGCGCCAACGGCGGGCATCTCCTGGTGGACGGTGTCTCCGACCCCGACTGGCAGCGCACGGTCACGACCCGGCTCACGGGTGAGTGCGCCCCGCTGGACGAGGTCCGCCGGCACCTTCGGGCGACCGCCGACCCCGCGTGGGTGCTCAAGGAGCGGGTCGCCGAGAAGCTCTTCGCGTACCTCGTGATCGAACGAGGGCTGCTCCCCGAGGGGTGGACCGACGAGCTGGCCGCGTGGGCGGAGCCGCGAGGCTGGACGGTCTCCCTCCAGGGTCGCAAGATCTACGCGGTCCCGAAGCCCCTCACCAAGAGCGCGGCGGTCCGCGAACTGGCGCGGCGTACCGGCGCCGAGACTGTCCTGGCCGCCGGTGACTCGCTGCTCGACGCCGATCTGCTGCTGGCCGCCGACCAGGCCTTCCGCCCGTCGCACGGGGAGCTCGCCGAAACCGGCTGGACGGCGGCGCAGGTCACCGCGGTCCCGCAGTCGGGTGTCCTGGCGGGCGAGGAGATCCTGCGCCGCCTGACGGCCATCGCGCAGCAGCCGCGGTCCCGCGTGAAGGCGACCGTACCGGCGCCCGGCCCGGCACCGGGCACGGCCGAGGCGCCTGTGGCGAGGTAG
- a CDS encoding phosphoribosyltransferase: protein MEPEAPTEESGTAVVWSGSWVAQRLGVELVGDDGLTDMLGMALRRNPKRAHLLVSQVLGKHVPQSPAIVYGHGYALGARVRELLGDEEAARSLVLGYAETATGLGHAVADGLAFAPYLHSTRRPVAGVARAGGFEESHSHATSHLLLPEDPGLLAGAGPLVLVDDEFSTGNTVLNTIGDLHERHPRTRYVVVALVDMRSPADTRRLEDFGARVGARIDVVAVARGMVQLPDDVLERGQALVAEYESEAREPVVRDPATHEPAPVAYDPDAYGPAAVHVPTAYTRVDLGWPAAVPDGGRHGFTQEHRAVLEAALPAMAARVAGALGPAASRGRVLVLGCEELMYAPLRLAQAMEQRGGDVRYSTTTRSPVLALDDPGYAIRSRLVFPAHDDPADGPGERYAYNVADGGFDAVVAVVDSTADTPALHAPDGLLAQLAAHIPRVVLAVVPSYTPGSRTPGSRTPGSRTPGKDFMLPDPLRGPAFSSYAPEEVGWLLQDLSDAELEAPTEEREEAIQSGGAHYAESLPVEYQPSAEYQQLFRVALDTSAARIARAVGTVTETVLAERSPRPVLVSLARAGTPVGVLMRRWAQRRHGLDLPHYAVSIVRGRGIDANALRWLAAHHDPADVVFVDGWTGKGAITRELAAAISEFTGFDPDIAVLADPGGCVRTYGTREDFLIPSACLNSTVSGLVSRTVLRADLVGPNDFHGAKYYRELAGADASGYFLDTVSVRFDEVADAVDAEAKELLATDRAPTWEGWAAVERISEEYGIHDVNLVKPGVGETTRVLLRRVPWKILAKRGAGADLDHVRLLAEQRGVPVEEADDLPYSCVGLIHPRFTRGATGVDGKAVAAQ from the coding sequence ATGGAGCCGGAAGCGCCGACAGAGGAGAGCGGTACGGCAGTGGTGTGGTCGGGTAGCTGGGTCGCCCAGCGGCTGGGAGTCGAGCTCGTCGGAGACGACGGGCTCACGGACATGCTGGGGATGGCCCTGCGGCGCAATCCCAAGCGCGCGCATCTGCTGGTCTCGCAGGTGCTCGGCAAGCATGTGCCGCAGAGCCCGGCCATCGTGTACGGGCACGGGTACGCGCTCGGGGCACGGGTGCGCGAGCTGCTCGGCGACGAGGAGGCCGCGCGTTCCCTGGTCCTCGGGTACGCGGAGACCGCGACCGGCCTCGGCCACGCGGTCGCCGACGGCCTCGCCTTCGCGCCCTATCTGCACTCCACGCGCCGCCCCGTGGCCGGTGTGGCCAGGGCGGGAGGTTTCGAGGAGTCGCACTCCCACGCGACCTCCCATCTGCTGCTGCCGGAGGACCCTGGGCTGCTCGCGGGCGCAGGCCCCCTCGTACTGGTGGACGATGAGTTCTCCACCGGTAACACGGTGCTCAACACCATCGGCGACCTGCACGAACGTCATCCCCGCACCCGGTATGTGGTGGTCGCCCTGGTGGACATGCGCTCGCCGGCGGACACCCGGCGGCTGGAGGACTTCGGCGCCCGGGTGGGTGCCCGGATCGATGTGGTGGCTGTGGCCAGAGGCATGGTGCAGCTGCCGGACGACGTGCTGGAACGGGGCCAGGCGCTGGTCGCCGAGTACGAGTCCGAGGCGCGGGAACCGGTGGTGCGGGATCCCGCGACGCACGAACCGGCGCCGGTGGCGTACGACCCGGACGCGTACGGACCTGCTGCGGTCCACGTGCCGACGGCGTACACCAGGGTGGACCTCGGCTGGCCCGCGGCGGTGCCCGACGGCGGCCGGCACGGCTTCACCCAGGAACACCGGGCCGTGCTCGAAGCCGCACTGCCCGCCATGGCGGCCCGTGTCGCCGGTGCGCTCGGCCCGGCGGCCTCGCGAGGCCGGGTGCTGGTCCTCGGCTGCGAGGAACTGATGTACGCGCCCCTGCGGCTGGCCCAGGCCATGGAGCAGCGCGGCGGCGATGTGCGCTACTCGACCACCACCCGTTCCCCGGTGCTCGCCCTGGACGACCCCGGCTACGCGATACGCAGCCGACTGGTCTTCCCCGCCCACGACGACCCGGCCGACGGCCCGGGCGAGCGGTACGCGTACAACGTGGCCGACGGCGGCTTCGACGCGGTCGTGGCCGTGGTCGACTCGACCGCCGACACCCCCGCGCTGCACGCCCCGGACGGGCTGCTGGCGCAGCTCGCGGCCCACATACCGCGGGTCGTGCTGGCCGTCGTCCCCAGTTACACGCCCGGAAGCCGGACCCCCGGAAGCCGGACCCCCGGAAGCCGGACCCCCGGAAAGGACTTCATGCTCCCCGACCCCCTGCGCGGCCCCGCCTTCTCCTCGTACGCCCCCGAAGAGGTCGGCTGGCTGCTCCAGGACCTCTCGGACGCCGAGCTTGAGGCCCCCACCGAAGAGCGCGAGGAGGCGATACAGAGCGGCGGCGCCCACTACGCCGAGTCGCTCCCGGTCGAGTACCAGCCCAGCGCCGAGTACCAGCAGCTCTTCCGTGTCGCCCTGGACACCTCAGCCGCCCGGATCGCCCGCGCCGTCGGCACGGTCACCGAGACGGTGCTCGCCGAGAGATCACCGCGTCCGGTGCTTGTCTCGCTGGCCCGCGCGGGCACCCCCGTGGGCGTGCTGATGCGCCGCTGGGCGCAGCGCCGCCACGGCCTGGATCTGCCCCACTACGCCGTCTCGATCGTGCGCGGTCGCGGTATCGACGCCAACGCGCTGCGCTGGCTCGCCGCCCACCACGACCCGGCGGATGTCGTCTTCGTGGACGGCTGGACCGGCAAGGGTGCCATCACCCGCGAGCTGGCCGCCGCGATCAGCGAGTTCACCGGGTTCGACCCGGACATCGCCGTGCTCGCCGACCCGGGCGGCTGCGTCCGCACCTACGGCACCCGCGAGGACTTCCTCATACCGTCCGCCTGCCTGAACTCCACGGTGTCCGGACTGGTCTCCCGTACGGTCCTGCGCGCCGACCTGGTCGGCCCGAACGACTTCCACGGTGCGAAGTACTACCGCGAGCTGGCCGGGGCCGATGCCTCCGGATACTTCCTGGACACGGTCTCGGTCCGCTTCGACGAGGTCGCCGATGCGGTGGACGCCGAGGCCAAGGAGCTGCTGGCGACGGACCGGGCACCCACGTGGGAGGGCTGGGCGGCCGTGGAGCGGATCAGCGAGGAGTACGGCATCCACGACGTCAACCTGGTCAAGCCGGGAGTCGGTGAGACCACCAGGGTGCTGCTGCGCCGGGTGCCCTGGAAGATCCTGGCCAAGCGGGGTGCGGGCGCCGACCTCGACCATGTACGCCTGCTGGCCGAACAGCGCGGCGTACCGGTCGAGGAGGCGGACGACCTGCCGTACAGCTGCGTGGGGCTGATACACCCGCGGTTCACCCGGGGGGCCACCGGCGTCGACGGCAAGGCGGTGGCCGCCCAGTGA
- a CDS encoding HpcH/HpaI aldolase/citrate lyase family protein: MRHFGHIPATVRKGLFYKEPSEFGADAPAGLLSVALGATLYSPATRPRLADDVLKQSARGVVSMVLCLEDSIDDADVAGAEENLVRQFVDLATRGGDVPLLFIRVREPGQIPDLVGRLGDTARLLSGFVLPKFTEERGGAFLDALSGAGSAVGREFYAMPVLESPELLHLETRAETLAGIARIVDKYRDRILALRLGVTDFCSAYGLRRSPDMTAYDVKIVAHVIADVVNVLGRSDGTGFTITGPVWEYFPRQERMFKPQLRRSPFQEVRADELRTTLIEHDLDGLLREIELDRANGLLGKTCIHPSHVLPVHALSVVSHEEFSDAQDILRPERGGGGVLRSVYTNKMNEVKPHRAWAERTLRRAEAFGVAREDAGFVELLTAGLAG; the protein is encoded by the coding sequence ATGCGTCATTTCGGGCACATCCCGGCTACTGTGCGGAAGGGATTGTTCTACAAAGAGCCGTCCGAGTTCGGGGCCGATGCTCCGGCCGGGCTGCTCTCGGTCGCTCTCGGGGCCACGCTGTACAGTCCCGCGACCAGGCCCCGACTCGCGGATGACGTGCTCAAGCAGAGCGCGCGCGGTGTGGTCTCCATGGTGCTCTGTCTGGAGGACTCCATCGACGACGCCGATGTGGCGGGTGCCGAGGAGAACCTCGTCCGGCAGTTCGTCGACCTCGCTACCCGTGGCGGCGATGTGCCACTGCTGTTCATCCGGGTCCGTGAGCCAGGCCAGATCCCCGACCTCGTCGGGCGCCTCGGCGACACCGCCCGGCTGCTGTCCGGATTCGTGCTGCCGAAGTTCACCGAGGAGCGCGGCGGGGCCTTCCTGGACGCCCTCAGCGGTGCCGGGTCCGCCGTCGGCCGGGAGTTCTACGCCATGCCGGTGCTGGAATCCCCCGAGCTGCTGCATCTGGAGACCAGGGCGGAAACCCTGGCCGGAATCGCCCGTATCGTGGACAAGTACCGGGACCGGATCCTGGCCCTGCGTCTGGGCGTCACCGACTTCTGCTCCGCCTACGGGTTGCGCCGCTCGCCCGATATGACCGCCTACGATGTCAAGATCGTCGCACATGTCATCGCGGACGTGGTCAATGTGCTGGGTCGCTCCGACGGCACCGGTTTCACCATCACCGGCCCGGTGTGGGAGTACTTCCCCCGCCAGGAGCGCATGTTCAAGCCCCAGCTGCGCCGCAGCCCCTTCCAGGAGGTGCGGGCCGATGAGCTCCGCACCACGCTGATCGAGCACGACCTCGACGGACTGCTCCGGGAGATCGAGCTCGACCGCGCCAACGGACTGCTCGGCAAGACCTGCATCCACCCCTCCCATGTGCTGCCCGTCCACGCACTGTCGGTCGTCAGCCATGAGGAGTTCAGCGACGCGCAGGACATCCTTCGCCCGGAGCGAGGAGGTGGGGGAGTGCTGCGTTCGGTCTACACGAACAAGATGAACGAGGTGAAGCCGCACCGCGCCTGGGCCGAGCGCACACTCCGGCGCGCGGAGGCCTTCGGCGTCGCCCGGGAGGACGCCGGCTTCGTCGAACTGCTCACCGCCGGGCTGGCCGGCTGA
- a CDS encoding TerD family protein yields the protein MTHAMLKGSNVPLAATAVRAVLRWSPGPGVPDVDASALLLGADGRVRADEDFVFYNQPRHPSGLVRLMPKKRTADGLTDTVQADIGTLDPSVDQVVLAASSDGGSFAGVRDLHIALYDAAQADGEPLAVFDVQAETGEETAIICGELYRRGDGWKFRAVGQGYPTGLIGLATAFGISVDETPEPEAAAPHTEPSAPPVPPQQTAGDQNATRAISAPPMPTTAPAYTHPQQAPPPAQPAYGYPQPVPNAPGPSYGYPQQPQPSAQAQPAQSAQPGYGYPQPASAPAPTPDRDFRLPPMGPQFMR from the coding sequence ATGACGCACGCGATGTTGAAGGGCTCGAACGTACCGCTCGCAGCGACGGCCGTACGGGCCGTACTGCGCTGGTCACCCGGCCCAGGGGTGCCCGACGTGGACGCGTCGGCCCTGCTGCTCGGCGCCGACGGCCGGGTGCGTGCCGACGAGGACTTCGTCTTCTACAACCAGCCCCGGCACCCTTCCGGGCTGGTGCGGCTGATGCCGAAGAAACGAACGGCGGACGGCCTGACCGACACGGTCCAGGCGGACATCGGCACGCTCGACCCGTCGGTGGACCAGGTCGTCCTGGCCGCCTCGTCGGACGGCGGCAGCTTCGCCGGGGTGCGTGACCTGCACATCGCCCTGTATGACGCGGCACAGGCCGATGGCGAACCGCTGGCGGTGTTCGACGTCCAGGCCGAGACCGGTGAGGAGACCGCGATCATCTGCGGTGAGCTCTACCGGCGCGGGGACGGCTGGAAGTTCCGCGCGGTGGGGCAGGGCTACCCGACCGGGCTGATCGGGCTGGCGACAGCCTTCGGCATCTCGGTGGACGAGACGCCCGAGCCGGAGGCCGCAGCACCCCACACGGAGCCGTCCGCGCCCCCCGTACCGCCACAGCAGACCGCCGGGGACCAGAACGCCACCCGGGCGATAAGCGCACCGCCGATGCCGACCACGGCTCCCGCGTACACGCATCCGCAGCAGGCACCACCGCCGGCCCAGCCGGCCTACGGCTACCCGCAACCGGTCCCGAACGCGCCCGGGCCCTCGTACGGCTATCCGCAGCAGCCCCAGCCGTCAGCACAGGCGCAGCCGGCGCAGTCTGCGCAGCCGGGATACGGCTACCCCCAGCCCGCCTCGGCGCCCGCACCGACGCCCGACCGGGACTTCAGGCTGCCTCCGATGGGCCCGCAGTTCATGCGTTAG
- a CDS encoding Tellurium resistance: protein MGLLDGWWRGGAAAQFDSGNAATNSIQLTRRHPQVSLSKQGAVTGNLRVNLSWRMRTSDIEGRSRQSGRLLRHPFKLFQPEVVQAHTQGVVNVDLDLGCLYELADGSKGVVQPLGGFFGSLNEAPYVRLSGDDRFGAPSGETLFVNLDHRDDIKRLLFFVYIYDQTPAFDRTHAKVTLYPGNGPRVEIELDERAPQARSCAVFSLENVKGELVVRREVKFVYGFQAELDRLYGWGLQWGRGYKTKT, encoded by the coding sequence ATGGGGCTCTTGGACGGATGGTGGCGGGGCGGTGCGGCGGCGCAGTTCGACTCGGGGAACGCGGCGACCAACTCCATCCAACTGACGCGGCGGCATCCGCAGGTCTCACTCAGCAAGCAGGGCGCCGTCACCGGCAACCTCCGGGTGAACCTGTCCTGGCGGATGCGCACCTCCGACATCGAGGGACGTTCGAGGCAGAGCGGACGGCTGCTGCGTCACCCGTTCAAGCTCTTCCAGCCCGAGGTGGTCCAGGCGCACACCCAGGGCGTGGTCAACGTCGACCTGGACCTCGGCTGCCTCTACGAGCTCGCGGACGGCAGCAAGGGCGTGGTGCAGCCGCTCGGCGGCTTCTTCGGCAGTCTGAACGAGGCCCCGTACGTCAGGCTCAGTGGCGACGACCGGTTCGGCGCGCCGTCGGGCGAGACGCTCTTCGTGAACCTCGACCATCGCGACGACATCAAACGCCTGCTGTTTTTCGTCTACATCTATGACCAGACCCCGGCCTTCGACCGCACACACGCCAAGGTCACGCTGTACCCGGGCAACGGGCCGCGGGTCGAGATCGAGCTTGACGAGCGTGCCCCGCAGGCGCGCTCCTGCGCGGTGTTCTCGCTGGAGAACGTGAAGGGCGAGCTGGTCGTGCGCCGCGAGGTCAAATTCGTCTACGGCTTCCAGGCGGAACTCGACCGGCTGTACGGCTGGGGTCTCCAGTGGGGCCGGGGCTACAAGACCAAGACGTGA